A stretch of the Corynebacterium maris DSM 45190 genome encodes the following:
- the thrB gene encoding homoserine kinase translates to MSIELIPGTKVTVTVPGSSANLGPGFDTLGLALGIYDTVEVEITESGLEVEVFGEGADDLPKDSSHLVVKAIRTGLHAANAVAPGLKVTCTNTIPQSRGLGSSAAAAVAGVSAANGLAGAPLGVEEIVQLSSAFEGHPDNAAASVLGDAVVSWTEIPVDGHSQPTYKAVGIPVHADIRATALVPNFHASTNAVRRVLPEQVTHQDARFNVSRVAVMTVALQTHPELLQEGTRDRLHQPYRSDVLPVTAEWVNRLRNRGYAAYLSGAGPTVMVLSTGPVDDNILDQARADGLRVIDLDVAGPVTVEVSQA, encoded by the coding sequence ATGAGCATTGAGCTGATCCCCGGCACGAAAGTCACCGTCACGGTCCCCGGTTCCTCTGCGAACCTGGGGCCCGGTTTCGACACCCTGGGCCTGGCCCTGGGCATTTATGACACGGTCGAGGTGGAGATCACCGAATCGGGTCTGGAGGTGGAGGTCTTCGGCGAAGGCGCCGACGATCTGCCGAAGGATTCTTCGCACCTGGTGGTCAAAGCCATCCGCACCGGTCTGCACGCCGCGAACGCCGTGGCCCCGGGGTTGAAGGTCACGTGCACCAACACCATCCCGCAGTCCCGTGGACTGGGTTCCTCCGCGGCGGCGGCGGTGGCGGGCGTGTCCGCCGCCAACGGCCTCGCCGGTGCTCCATTGGGCGTGGAAGAGATCGTTCAACTCTCCTCCGCTTTTGAGGGGCACCCGGACAACGCGGCAGCGTCCGTGCTCGGTGACGCCGTGGTGTCCTGGACGGAGATCCCGGTCGACGGCCACAGCCAGCCGACCTACAAGGCGGTGGGCATTCCGGTCCACGCCGACATCCGCGCCACGGCCCTGGTCCCGAACTTTCACGCGTCGACCAACGCCGTGCGCCGCGTCCTGCCCGAGCAGGTCACGCACCAGGACGCCCGCTTCAACGTCTCCCGCGTCGCGGTGATGACGGTGGCGCTGCAGACGCACCCCGAATTGCTGCAGGAAGGCACCCGTGACCGGCTGCACCAGCCCTACCGGTCGGACGTGCTGCCGGTGACCGCGGAATGGGTCAACCGGCTGCGCAACCGGGGTTATGCGGCGTATCTCTCCGGCGCTGGCCCGACCGTCATGGTGTTGTCCACCGGCCCGGTCGACGACAACATTCTGGATCAGGCCCGCGCGGATGGCCTGCGGGTGATCGACCTCGACGTCGCCGGCCCGGTCAC
- a CDS encoding putative transporter small subunit produces the protein MTALMTGYILVWPALAGIVLIQLTFGVIKDYRDARREGRKVV, from the coding sequence ATGACCGCACTGATGACTGGTTACATCCTGGTTTGGCCGGCCCTTGCTGGAATCGTCCTGATCCAGCTCACCTTCGGCGTGATCAAGGACTACCGAGATGCACGCCGAGAGGGACGCAAGGTCGTCTGA
- a CDS encoding homoserine dehydrogenase, translated as MTMTQQSTFKPGKGIGQPVGVAVLGMGTVGTEVVRLMDEYAEEFAARIGGPLELKGIAVSDLEKQRPGVPAELLTDDAMSLVEREDVDIVVEVIGGIDYPRRIVLAALNAGKSVVTANKALVAAHADELAEAADAAQVDLYFEAAVAAAIPVVGMLRRSLAGDQVQRISGIVNGTTNYILDAMTSTGATYDDALAEATRLGYAEADPTADVEGHDAASKAAILASLGFHTRVKFDDVHTEGITKVTADDIEAARKAGYTIKLLAICEKVTNDKGEESVNARVHPTLIPSEHPLASVKESYNAIYVDSEAAGSLMFYGNGAGGAPTASAVLGDLVGAARNKVHGGRAPGDNTYANLPIAEFGEVTSRYHIDMSVADRAGVLAELATKFADSDVSLRTLRQEEEERHSRARLVIVTHSAKESKLAQIVDELSQLDYVHEINSVIRLDG; from the coding sequence ATGACGATGACCCAGCAGTCCACTTTCAAACCCGGCAAGGGAATCGGCCAACCCGTGGGAGTCGCCGTTCTGGGTATGGGCACCGTCGGCACGGAAGTCGTCCGCCTCATGGACGAATACGCCGAGGAGTTCGCGGCCCGCATCGGTGGACCGCTGGAGCTCAAGGGCATCGCCGTCTCCGACTTGGAGAAGCAGCGCCCGGGCGTTCCCGCTGAATTGCTCACCGACGACGCCATGAGCCTCGTCGAGCGCGAAGACGTCGACATCGTCGTCGAGGTCATCGGCGGCATCGATTACCCGCGCCGCATCGTGTTGGCGGCGCTCAACGCCGGCAAGTCCGTCGTGACCGCCAACAAGGCGCTGGTCGCCGCTCACGCCGACGAGCTCGCCGAAGCCGCTGACGCGGCACAGGTCGACCTGTATTTCGAGGCTGCCGTCGCCGCCGCCATCCCGGTCGTCGGCATGCTGCGTCGCTCGCTGGCGGGCGATCAGGTGCAGCGGATCTCCGGCATCGTCAACGGCACGACCAACTACATCCTCGACGCCATGACCTCCACCGGCGCGACTTATGACGACGCGCTCGCCGAGGCGACCCGCCTGGGCTACGCCGAAGCTGACCCGACCGCCGACGTCGAGGGACACGACGCTGCCTCCAAGGCCGCGATCCTCGCCTCCCTGGGGTTCCACACCCGCGTGAAGTTCGACGACGTGCACACCGAGGGCATCACCAAGGTCACCGCCGACGACATCGAGGCCGCCCGCAAGGCCGGCTACACCATCAAGTTGCTGGCCATCTGCGAGAAGGTCACCAACGACAAGGGCGAAGAGTCCGTCAACGCCCGCGTCCACCCGACTTTGATCCCGAGCGAGCACCCGCTGGCCTCGGTCAAGGAGTCCTACAACGCGATCTACGTCGACTCCGAGGCCGCCGGCTCCCTAATGTTCTACGGCAACGGCGCCGGCGGCGCCCCGACCGCCTCCGCTGTGCTGGGCGATCTCGTCGGCGCCGCACGCAACAAGGTCCACGGTGGCCGCGCCCCGGGCGACAACACCTACGCCAACCTGCCGATCGCGGAGTTCGGCGAGGTCACCTCCCGCTACCACATCGACATGTCCGTCGCGGACCGCGCCGGCGTCCTCGCAGAGCTGGCCACCAAGTTCGCCGACTCCGACGTCTCGCTGCGTACCCTGCGTCAGGAAGAGGAGGAGCGTCACTCCCGCGCACGCCTGGTCATCGTCACGCATTCCGCCAAGGAGTCGAAGCTGGCGCAGATCGTCGACGAGCTCAGCCAGCTGGACTACGTCCACGAGATCAACAGCGTCATCCGCCTCGACGGCTAG
- a CDS encoding sodium:solute symporter family transporter, with the protein MLVAFFGATFLLTLTIRESKENADGFMVSSGSIGFGFSASSMTATWVWAASFYAAAEAGYVYGISGPIHYGLWGALMILCIYPFGKRFRSLAPHAHTLAELVHARHGSSSQMLLAVSNIAGSLISLTANFTAAGALIYILTPFSFGTGVLVVAIGVLGYTIWSGFRASVLTDFVQLAAMMGAAVIIIPTIFFAAGGPDMLETGMASLERQDPQMASFWSQDAFLYQGAPYMVAVLAYAVGNQTITQRLFAVRPDRIKSTFITATLGYAGTVIGLGMLGVIAAMIGMQPADDNPNNLIPQMGVEFLPVALIVALFIMVIGSLASTADSDISALAAIAMTDIYGKNLARGRVKPKTMLIVGRMTMIGATACGVALAFANFNILDLLVFVGGLWGALVFPVIASFYWNRLTSKAFVISVVVAVVFFLLTRFELIPMFGIQAVVFELFAAIGAASAVGLLARGFLGRWAGGIAAAVMFVAMVPIFLGFLRDYPALISALVAYGISTTLCVLISLRSKEYFDFDLIDERVQSFHDEEPRKTTVTQEPAKVETTTTLERDGDGTGPKGGVRE; encoded by the coding sequence ATGTTGGTCGCGTTCTTCGGCGCCACCTTCCTGTTGACCCTGACCATCCGGGAAAGCAAAGAAAACGCCGATGGATTCATGGTGTCCAGCGGATCGATCGGTTTCGGTTTCTCCGCCTCGTCAATGACGGCGACCTGGGTCTGGGCGGCTTCTTTCTACGCAGCCGCCGAGGCCGGTTACGTCTACGGAATCTCCGGCCCCATCCATTACGGGCTATGGGGCGCGTTGATGATTCTGTGCATCTACCCGTTCGGAAAACGCTTCCGATCGCTTGCGCCGCACGCGCACACTCTCGCTGAGCTGGTTCATGCCCGGCACGGATCGTCCAGCCAGATGCTGCTCGCGGTGTCAAATATCGCCGGCAGCCTCATCAGCCTGACGGCGAACTTCACCGCCGCCGGAGCACTGATTTACATCCTGACCCCCTTCAGCTTCGGCACCGGTGTCCTGGTGGTCGCCATCGGCGTCCTGGGCTACACGATCTGGTCCGGATTCCGCGCCTCGGTGCTCACTGACTTTGTCCAGTTGGCCGCCATGATGGGCGCCGCGGTCATCATCATTCCGACGATCTTCTTCGCCGCCGGTGGCCCGGACATGCTCGAGACGGGCATGGCCTCCCTGGAGCGCCAGGATCCGCAGATGGCGAGCTTCTGGTCGCAGGACGCCTTCCTCTACCAGGGCGCGCCCTACATGGTGGCGGTCCTGGCCTACGCAGTCGGAAACCAGACGATCACGCAGCGTCTGTTCGCGGTGCGTCCGGACCGCATCAAGTCCACCTTCATCACCGCCACCTTGGGCTACGCCGGCACCGTCATCGGTCTAGGCATGCTCGGCGTCATCGCGGCGATGATCGGGATGCAGCCGGCGGACGACAACCCCAACAACCTCATCCCCCAGATGGGCGTGGAGTTCCTGCCCGTCGCCCTCATCGTGGCGCTGTTCATCATGGTGATCGGCTCGCTCGCCTCCACCGCCGACTCCGATATCTCAGCTCTGGCGGCAATCGCCATGACCGACATCTACGGCAAGAACCTGGCCCGCGGCCGGGTCAAGCCCAAGACGATGCTGATAGTCGGCCGCATGACCATGATCGGCGCCACCGCCTGCGGCGTCGCCTTGGCCTTCGCCAACTTCAACATCCTGGATCTGCTGGTCTTCGTCGGCGGCCTGTGGGGCGCCCTCGTCTTCCCCGTGATCGCGAGCTTCTACTGGAACCGCCTCACCAGCAAGGCCTTCGTCATTTCCGTCGTGGTCGCGGTCGTCTTCTTCCTGCTGACCCGCTTCGAGCTGATCCCGATGTTCGGCATTCAGGCCGTGGTGTTCGAGCTCTTCGCCGCCATCGGCGCCGCCTCCGCGGTGGGCCTCCTGGCCCGCGGTTTCCTCGGCCGCTGGGCCGGTGGAATCGCGGCAGCGGTCATGTTCGTCGCCATGGTGCCGATCTTCCTCGGCTTCCTCCGCGACTACCCGGCATTGATCAGTGCGCTGGTCGCTTACGGCATCAGCACCACCCTGTGCGTGCTCATCAGCCTTCGCAGCAAGGAGTACTTCGACTTCGACCTCATCGATGAGCGAGTGCAGTCCTTCCACGACGAGGAGCCCCGCAAGACCACCGTCACGCAGGAGCCCGCGAAGGTCGAAACCACCACTACCCTGGAACGTGACGGCGACGGCACTGGCCCGAAGGGAGGTGTTCGCGAATGA